The following are encoded in a window of Brevibacillus ruminantium genomic DNA:
- a CDS encoding SDR family oxidoreductase: protein MRDTRKAAAKRVAMLTGCSSGFGLLAAVALAKAGFHVIASMRDPARSGQLDKLAADQGVADTVEVVRMDVTKPDKVSATVDDVVTRHGRIDLLVNNAGFAAGGFAEEVELGEWREQFEVNVFGLIAVTQAVLPHMRSRRSGTIINISSISGRIGFPGLAPYVSSKHAVEGFSESLRMEMLPHGVHVVLIEPGSYRTSIWDKGMEKVVSRPSSPYFAQMKALTVIIHKIASSAPPPDEVVNVIVRAALDPRPSLRYPVGRDVKLSILAKQWLPWRWFEAAVTKRMKPPRS, encoded by the coding sequence ATGAGAGATACGAGAAAGGCAGCTGCCAAGCGGGTAGCCATGCTCACCGGCTGTTCCAGCGGATTTGGCCTGCTTGCTGCGGTGGCGCTGGCCAAGGCTGGCTTCCATGTCATCGCCTCCATGCGTGATCCCGCCCGCAGCGGGCAACTGGACAAGCTTGCCGCAGACCAAGGCGTAGCCGATACTGTCGAAGTGGTGCGAATGGATGTCACCAAGCCGGATAAAGTCTCGGCTACTGTAGACGACGTGGTGACACGCCACGGGCGGATTGATCTTCTGGTAAACAACGCGGGTTTTGCAGCTGGCGGCTTTGCCGAAGAAGTCGAGCTCGGCGAATGGCGAGAGCAGTTTGAGGTAAATGTCTTCGGCCTGATTGCCGTTACACAGGCGGTCCTTCCCCACATGCGCTCCCGCCGGTCGGGTACGATCATCAATATCAGCAGCATCAGCGGAAGAATCGGCTTTCCCGGCCTGGCCCCCTACGTCTCCTCCAAACACGCAGTGGAAGGATTTAGTGAATCACTCCGCATGGAAATGCTCCCTCACGGTGTTCACGTCGTGCTGATTGAGCCCGGATCTTACCGGACGAGCATTTGGGACAAAGGCATGGAAAAAGTTGTATCACGCCCGTCTTCCCCCTATTTTGCGCAGATGAAGGCACTCACAGTCATCATTCATAAAATTGCTTCGTCTGCCCCTCCCCCGGATGAAGTCGTCAATGTCATCGTACGGGCTGCGCTTGATCCCCGTCCCTCGCTCCGCTACCCCGTCGGACGCGATGTCAAGCTCTCGATCTTGGCCAAGCAATGGCTCCCCTGGCGCTGGTTTGAAGCCGCCGTGACGAAACGCATGAAGCCGCCTCGTTCATGA
- a CDS encoding DUF2512 family protein: MDGLLVKLIVTPLAVIVADALFPEVNYANLYQSIGVGLVIAVAGYLLELLLLRPGMLWLATAVDMIAGFLIVWLSGMLFSHASIAPIGAGFVAILLGVAEYLQHIWLLKSGRAEKI; encoded by the coding sequence GTGGACGGATTGCTGGTCAAGCTGATTGTAACTCCGCTGGCGGTCATCGTAGCGGATGCCTTGTTTCCCGAGGTCAACTACGCCAATCTCTACCAATCGATCGGGGTTGGATTGGTGATTGCTGTAGCCGGATATTTACTGGAGCTGCTGCTGCTGCGTCCGGGTATGCTCTGGTTGGCTACGGCGGTAGATATGATCGCGGGTTTTCTCATCGTCTGGCTGAGCGGGATGCTCTTTTCACACGCAAGCATTGCACCGATCGGCGCCGGCTTTGTCGCGATCCTGCTGGGGGTGGCTGAATACCTGCAGCATATCTGGCTGCTAAAGAGCGGCCGAGCTGAGAAAATCTAG
- a CDS encoding MDR family MFS transporter, with protein sequence MKPVTHKRNVTIGVMIATFLAAIEGTIVSTAMPTIVSDLGGMHLISWVVSIYLLTSAVTTPIFGKLADLYGRKIVFTVGALIFLAGSALSGLAQTMEQLIWFRAFQGLGAGSIITVTYTIVGDIYPFEERGKVQGWMSGIWGISGILGPLTGGLLVDYVSWHWIFYMNIPFGIISVALIWFYLHENIEKVKKHIDYAGAAVFTISVSALLYALLSGGTEHPWGSPLIIGLLVFSGLGILFFLYLEKRSPEPMVPLGLFAMRTMSIVNVAGFLLAAVLVAVSFYLPLWIQGVYGQGATGSGLTLIPMSVGWPIGAALSGRLLSRIGIRTTSLIGVTLLIVATGWLATIHPETPHAMLYGITLLVGLGFGFAFTSFTGAVLSVPWNLRGVAVSTNSFIRTLGQTIGIALFGTLLNSAVKQAQSLENIDVNKILNPHEAAKLPAELLGTVRELLAGGLHQIFVILAVLAAISWIVTWAYPKETMQEAAN encoded by the coding sequence ATGAAACCAGTTACGCATAAACGAAATGTCACCATTGGCGTGATGATCGCCACCTTTTTGGCAGCGATCGAGGGGACGATAGTCAGTACGGCGATGCCAACGATCGTCAGTGATCTCGGCGGTATGCATTTGATCAGTTGGGTCGTCTCGATCTATTTGCTTACCTCGGCGGTAACGACGCCGATCTTCGGCAAGCTGGCCGATCTATATGGGCGCAAAATTGTTTTTACCGTGGGAGCCCTTATCTTTTTGGCAGGCTCGGCCCTCTCCGGTTTGGCCCAGACCATGGAGCAGCTCATCTGGTTCCGGGCCTTTCAGGGGTTGGGAGCGGGTTCGATTATAACCGTTACGTATACGATTGTCGGTGATATCTATCCTTTTGAGGAAAGGGGAAAGGTTCAGGGATGGATGAGCGGGATCTGGGGGATCTCGGGAATCCTGGGGCCGTTGACCGGCGGGCTGCTTGTCGACTATGTGTCATGGCACTGGATTTTTTATATGAACATCCCGTTTGGCATTATTTCCGTCGCTTTGATTTGGTTCTATCTGCATGAGAACATCGAGAAAGTGAAAAAGCATATTGACTATGCCGGTGCTGCGGTATTTACCATCAGCGTCTCCGCATTGCTCTACGCGCTGTTGAGCGGGGGGACGGAGCATCCGTGGGGCTCTCCTTTGATTATCGGGCTGCTCGTGTTTTCCGGGTTGGGGATTCTCTTCTTCCTCTATCTGGAGAAACGCTCGCCGGAGCCGATGGTTCCGCTCGGTCTGTTTGCGATGCGGACGATGAGCATCGTCAATGTGGCTGGCTTTTTGCTGGCCGCGGTGCTGGTAGCTGTGTCCTTTTACCTGCCGCTCTGGATTCAAGGGGTTTACGGACAAGGGGCAACCGGTTCAGGTCTGACGCTGATCCCTATGTCTGTCGGCTGGCCGATTGGAGCCGCATTGAGCGGACGGTTGCTGTCGCGAATCGGAATTCGGACGACCTCGCTGATCGGTGTGACCCTGCTGATTGTCGCGACCGGGTGGCTGGCCACGATTCACCCCGAAACGCCGCATGCCATGCTGTACGGAATCACGCTTTTGGTGGGGCTAGGATTTGGGTTTGCTTTCACTTCTTTTACCGGCGCTGTGTTGAGTGTGCCGTGGAATCTGCGCGGTGTAGCAGTTTCTACGAACTCCTTTATCCGCACGCTGGGCCAAACGATCGGGATTGCGCTGTTCGGAACCCTGTTGAATTCGGCCGTAAAACAGGCGCAGAGCTTAGAGAATATTGACGTCAATAAAATACTGAATCCGCATGAAGCGGCCAAGCTTCCGGCTGAGCTGCTGGGGACAGTGCGAGAATTGCTTGCCGGCGGACTTCACCAGATATTTGTAATCCTTGCCGTTTTGGCTGCGATCAGCTGGATCGTGACGTGGGCCTATCCCAAAGAGACCATGCAGGAAGCAGCCAACTGA
- a CDS encoding SurA N-terminal domain-containing protein codes for MKKFDISMLSISILLLALVILGVATMKPDDPVLATTGSTNVTKSQLYEQMKQSYGKKVLDTMVSRNLVVEEAKAQGVLVEEAEVDKELNNLREKLGSEEVFQQTLKKQGLTEEGFRGTIRTLLLRDKLFEKAYPVTDQEIQDYYEKNKSDFGNPAPALEQVKPEIVEELNAKKRKKYMDEWLIGLEKKFNVKFLDLNLAPDYYVENAEAPKSK; via the coding sequence ATGAAGAAGTTCGATATTTCCATGCTGTCCATTTCGATTCTGTTACTGGCGCTCGTCATCTTGGGGGTAGCGACGATGAAGCCGGATGATCCTGTGCTCGCCACAACAGGATCAACGAATGTCACAAAATCCCAACTCTACGAGCAGATGAAGCAAAGCTACGGGAAAAAGGTTTTGGATACGATGGTCAGCCGCAATCTGGTCGTGGAAGAAGCGAAGGCACAGGGTGTCCTCGTGGAAGAGGCAGAAGTCGACAAGGAACTCAACAATCTAAGAGAGAAGCTGGGCTCTGAGGAAGTCTTTCAGCAAACCTTGAAGAAACAGGGGCTCACCGAGGAAGGCTTCCGTGGCACGATCAGAACGCTTCTTCTGCGGGACAAGCTGTTTGAGAAGGCCTACCCGGTAACCGACCAGGAGATTCAAGATTACTACGAGAAAAATAAAAGCGATTTTGGCAATCCCGCACCAGCTTTGGAGCAGGTAAAACCGGAAATCGTCGAAGAGCTCAATGCAAAGAAACGGAAGAAATACATGGATGAGTGGCTGATTGGACTGGAGAAAAAGTTCAATGTGAAGTTTCTCGACTTGAATCTGGCGCCAGATTATTATGTAGAGAATGCAGAAGCGCCAAAAAGCAAATAA
- a CDS encoding hemolysin XhlA family protein: MTPEQPEIWEPLRQMNRRLDNFEERIDKLEVQMSVATKWLERIEHRLERMEEARAELLKAMTKLQTELELKRGTTDKEIILQMLDNDKHDREKLTHLIAGDKGRKQERFLQIWAVLGPVIASVLSSLFTKYFL; encoded by the coding sequence TTGACACCAGAGCAACCAGAGATATGGGAACCATTGCGGCAGATGAACCGACGATTGGATAATTTTGAAGAACGAATCGACAAGCTAGAAGTGCAGATGAGCGTAGCAACAAAGTGGCTGGAGCGGATCGAGCATCGCTTGGAGCGGATGGAAGAAGCACGTGCAGAATTATTAAAAGCGATGACCAAATTGCAGACGGAGCTGGAGCTGAAAAGAGGCACGACCGATAAAGAGATCATCCTGCAAATGCTGGATAACGACAAACACGACAGGGAGAAGCTGACACATCTCATAGCGGGAGACAAAGGCAGAAAACAGGAGAGATTTTTGCAGATATGGGCTGTTCTGGGCCCTGTAATTGCCTCCGTTCTTTCCTCCCTTTTCACCAAGTATTTTTTGTGA
- a CDS encoding DegV family protein: MKQRIAWITDSTAYIPEDLREKYGIHIVPLDVIFDDGAYEDGVELTSEELYEKIEQSKTVPKTSQPAIGKFVQLYETLAKEYDCAIAVHLSSQLSGTYQTSKTAAAQTAFPVEVVDSQIVSYPITTLLCKGFELAEKGVDYREIAETLRREASRNENYIVIGKLSQLHKGGRLTNAQLILGTLLQIRPIFTIKNGVVELFEKVRTENKAFRRIFEQLDRARSLHRVVQVEILHGNVIDKALELKETIKSKYGDLEVLVYPLSPVLGVHGGQGTIALTWTNEETES; encoded by the coding sequence TTGAAACAGCGAATTGCCTGGATTACAGACAGCACGGCTTATATACCCGAGGATTTACGTGAGAAATACGGCATTCACATCGTGCCTCTGGACGTTATCTTTGATGACGGTGCCTATGAAGATGGAGTGGAACTCACTTCGGAAGAATTGTATGAAAAAATCGAACAGTCAAAAACGGTGCCCAAAACGTCGCAGCCCGCGATCGGAAAATTTGTGCAGCTCTATGAGACACTGGCGAAGGAATATGATTGCGCCATCGCGGTTCACCTGTCCAGCCAGCTTAGCGGCACCTATCAGACGAGCAAAACAGCTGCCGCGCAGACGGCCTTTCCCGTCGAAGTGGTCGATTCTCAGATCGTTTCCTATCCGATTACGACCCTGCTTTGCAAAGGCTTTGAGCTGGCCGAAAAAGGCGTGGACTACCGCGAGATTGCAGAGACGCTGAGACGCGAGGCGAGCAGAAATGAGAACTACATCGTGATTGGCAAGCTGTCCCAGCTCCACAAAGGCGGTCGCCTGACGAATGCACAGCTCATCCTCGGTACACTGCTGCAGATTCGGCCGATCTTCACGATCAAAAACGGCGTAGTGGAATTATTTGAAAAGGTGAGAACAGAAAACAAGGCCTTTCGCCGGATCTTTGAACAACTGGATCGGGCACGGTCCCTGCACCGGGTTGTTCAGGTGGAAATCCTGCACGGGAATGTGATCGACAAAGCATTGGAACTGAAAGAAACGATCAAAAGCAAATACGGGGATCTGGAAGTATTGGTATACCCGCTTAGCCCTGTGCTGGGTGTTCACGGCGGGCAAGGCACGATTGCCCTCACCTGGACCAACGAGGAGACCGAATCGTAG
- a CDS encoding class I SAM-dependent methyltransferase, translating to MDRQKWLEWLSKETEVPFEGWDFSYVGRTGRLQEAPLSWNYASLVTRKLPKITTLLDMGTGGGEFLSLLGPLPRQTYATEGYQPNVAVARNRLEPLGITVVEADGEDTLPFPDETFDLIINRHESFDPHELYRIAKSGATFLTQQVGGENDVLLNRLLGAAIPQDYLHWRADYAVRQLEEAGFVIAQSREETVPSRFYDIGAVVYYLRAIPWQIPDFAPEVYADGLWQMHQQIEKDGYIDIPSHRFLIEAVRR from the coding sequence ATGGATCGGCAAAAATGGTTGGAATGGTTGTCGAAAGAGACAGAGGTTCCCTTTGAGGGCTGGGACTTTTCCTATGTCGGGAGAACGGGACGTTTGCAAGAAGCGCCGTTGAGCTGGAATTACGCCAGTCTGGTCACGCGGAAACTGCCAAAGATAACGACCCTGCTAGACATGGGAACAGGGGGAGGAGAATTTCTCTCCCTGCTGGGACCGCTCCCCCGGCAGACGTATGCGACAGAAGGCTACCAGCCCAATGTAGCTGTTGCCAGGAACAGGCTGGAACCATTAGGGATCACGGTAGTGGAAGCAGATGGGGAAGACACCCTGCCGTTTCCTGACGAAACCTTTGATTTGATCATCAACCGGCACGAATCATTTGATCCACACGAGCTGTATCGCATCGCCAAAAGTGGGGCCACTTTTCTGACACAACAGGTCGGTGGAGAAAACGATGTGCTCCTCAATCGCTTGCTGGGAGCGGCGATTCCGCAGGACTACCTGCATTGGCGGGCTGACTATGCGGTCCGTCAACTGGAAGAGGCTGGCTTTGTCATCGCCCAATCTCGTGAGGAGACGGTACCTTCCCGCTTTTACGACATCGGGGCCGTGGTTTATTATCTGCGCGCCATTCCTTGGCAAATCCCGGACTTTGCTCCGGAGGTGTATGCGGACGGCTTATGGCAGATGCATCAACAGATTGAAAAAGACGGGTACATCGACATCCCCAGCCATCGCTTTTTGATCGAAGCGGTTCGCAGGTAA
- a CDS encoding VWA domain-containing protein, whose amino-acid sequence MGIDVQQPWLLLLLLPAIYVVVHWWRGQKQMPVSRKSVIAAIRTAVFCLLILALAGIQLLYPVRAETVVFVYDSSASIKDEQPFLRFLRDAVAGKQKEDQYGVVAAAANAAVDQPLTMNGQVQGVSVEVNRHATNLAEGIRLAQAMIPSNARGKIVLVTDGLPNQGDTAREIKLATERGIAVESVLFEQPQGDEVVLSSVQVPDQLYTGEEYTIKVDVESTVATRATLRLYEGNREVGTQTVQVEKGKNRYLFSEKAMNEGFHRYRVEIEAVRDTVQANNQAFAYTQVTGTPSVLVVEGHPGAAKNLVNALQAGHIRVENKDVALLPKELEGYKQFASIVLADLSATEMSEADMERIRTAVRDLGVGLIMTGGPDGFGMGGWFQTPIEEALPVHMDLRSKEELPTLGLILVIDKSGSMSGDSYGLDKMELAKEAAIRATAMLNRQDEIGVIAFDGTPWEVVPPQNVSDVKAIQGQIGSIFADGGTDIFPALQMAAERIKTMKTKRKHVILLTDGQSGREDNYQGLLEQMIGENVTVSTVAVGDDSDTELLEDIAKWGKGRYYFATDGASIPQIFSKETALASRTFIVEKPQVPEWTGTGDWTGLRQPLPMLRAYVATTIKQTAEPLLMSQDADPILSRWQYGLGRAVAWTSDLEGKWAPDWIAWPGNSRLWTDIIGWTLPQISPGRWQVETKLDGSEGKVSVSLPKGEKLPQELEAVVVNREMKREVVRLKPVAPGMLEGRFSASEPGSYLIQVTEKANGQIIAGQTAGLSVSYSPEFGLPQDGAAQMEEWLAAGGGTKIADAKEVFTGKLPAKWETQPIGEWLLMLAACLWPLDVAARRLQLPEQWWARLSGLLRRRKTGAVGTEKTERAEVFARLGEKRDQRFQHDPQARPGESDGQSVQSRPQAERSGQALPQSKGQGKRGAQAVRPSKDEGEHGAQAVPQGKTQADQRKAAASPTGKTGASHQTGSTSGDGQQDETINRLLAAKKRKQR is encoded by the coding sequence GTGGGTATTGACGTACAACAACCATGGCTCCTGCTCTTGCTCCTTCCCGCCATCTACGTGGTCGTTCACTGGTGGCGCGGACAAAAGCAGATGCCTGTCAGCCGGAAAAGCGTCATTGCCGCGATTCGGACAGCCGTCTTTTGTCTCCTGATCCTCGCTTTGGCCGGCATCCAGCTTCTCTACCCGGTGCGAGCGGAGACGGTTGTATTCGTGTATGACAGCTCCGCATCGATCAAAGATGAACAACCTTTTCTCCGTTTTCTGCGGGATGCGGTGGCGGGCAAACAGAAAGAGGATCAATACGGCGTCGTTGCCGCAGCGGCAAATGCGGCAGTGGACCAACCCCTGACGATGAATGGGCAGGTGCAGGGGGTGAGCGTTGAGGTAAACCGGCACGCCACCAATCTTGCGGAAGGAATCCGTCTCGCACAGGCGATGATTCCCAGCAACGCTCGCGGCAAAATCGTTCTGGTCACAGACGGTCTTCCCAATCAGGGGGATACCGCTCGTGAAATCAAACTGGCGACGGAGAGAGGAATCGCCGTGGAGAGCGTCCTCTTCGAACAGCCGCAGGGCGACGAGGTGGTCCTCTCCTCTGTGCAGGTGCCTGACCAGCTTTACACCGGTGAGGAATACACGATCAAGGTGGACGTGGAAAGCACAGTGGCGACCCGTGCGACACTCCGTCTGTACGAAGGAAATCGCGAGGTGGGCACCCAGACTGTGCAGGTGGAGAAAGGAAAGAATCGCTATCTCTTTTCGGAGAAAGCGATGAATGAGGGCTTTCACCGCTATCGCGTAGAAATCGAAGCAGTGCGCGATACCGTTCAGGCTAATAACCAGGCATTCGCGTATACCCAAGTGACCGGCACACCATCCGTCTTGGTTGTAGAAGGACATCCGGGAGCGGCGAAAAATCTGGTCAACGCGCTTCAGGCCGGTCATATCCGGGTAGAGAACAAGGATGTGGCGCTTCTGCCGAAAGAGCTGGAAGGCTATAAGCAGTTCGCGTCCATCGTCCTGGCTGACCTCTCGGCAACAGAGATGAGCGAGGCGGATATGGAGCGGATCAGAACAGCTGTCCGTGATCTGGGTGTCGGTTTGATCATGACAGGCGGACCGGATGGCTTTGGCATGGGAGGCTGGTTCCAGACGCCGATTGAAGAGGCGCTCCCCGTGCATATGGATTTGCGCAGCAAGGAAGAACTGCCAACACTGGGGTTGATCCTGGTCATCGACAAATCAGGCAGCATGTCCGGCGATTCGTATGGGCTGGACAAGATGGAATTGGCGAAAGAAGCAGCCATTCGGGCAACGGCCATGCTCAATCGGCAAGACGAAATCGGCGTGATTGCCTTTGACGGCACCCCCTGGGAAGTGGTTCCCCCGCAAAATGTGAGCGATGTGAAAGCCATCCAGGGTCAAATCGGCAGTATTTTCGCGGATGGGGGCACGGATATCTTTCCCGCCTTGCAAATGGCCGCAGAGCGAATCAAGACGATGAAAACAAAGCGCAAGCACGTCATCTTGTTGACCGACGGACAATCAGGACGGGAGGATAACTACCAAGGCCTGCTCGAGCAGATGATCGGTGAAAATGTGACGGTCTCGACTGTCGCTGTCGGGGATGACTCGGATACGGAATTGTTGGAGGATATCGCCAAGTGGGGAAAAGGGCGTTATTACTTCGCTACCGACGGCGCTTCCATCCCGCAGATTTTCAGTAAAGAGACAGCGCTGGCCAGCCGGACATTCATCGTGGAAAAGCCGCAGGTACCCGAGTGGACCGGCACCGGAGACTGGACCGGTTTGCGCCAGCCTTTGCCGATGCTTCGCGCCTATGTGGCAACGACAATCAAGCAGACGGCCGAGCCTCTTTTGATGAGTCAGGATGCAGACCCGATTCTCAGCCGCTGGCAGTATGGCCTGGGCCGGGCAGTCGCCTGGACGAGTGATTTGGAAGGAAAATGGGCGCCGGACTGGATCGCATGGCCGGGGAATAGCCGACTTTGGACAGATATCATCGGCTGGACGCTGCCGCAGATTTCGCCGGGGCGTTGGCAAGTGGAAACGAAGCTGGACGGTTCGGAGGGGAAAGTCAGCGTCTCCCTGCCGAAAGGGGAGAAGCTGCCGCAGGAGCTGGAGGCTGTCGTGGTAAACCGGGAGATGAAAAGGGAAGTTGTCCGGTTGAAGCCGGTTGCGCCCGGGATGCTGGAGGGCCGCTTTTCAGCCTCAGAGCCAGGCAGCTACCTGATTCAGGTGACAGAAAAAGCAAACGGACAGATCATCGCGGGTCAGACAGCGGGACTTAGCGTATCGTATTCACCTGAGTTTGGCTTGCCGCAGGACGGAGCTGCCCAGATGGAGGAGTGGCTTGCCGCTGGCGGCGGGACCAAAATTGCCGACGCCAAAGAGGTCTTTACCGGCAAACTCCCGGCCAAATGGGAGACGCAGCCGATTGGAGAATGGCTGCTGATGCTGGCAGCGTGTTTATGGCCGCTGGATGTTGCCGCAAGACGCTTGCAGCTCCCGGAGCAGTGGTGGGCGCGGTTGAGCGGTTTACTGCGCAGAAGAAAGACGGGTGCTGTCGGTACGGAAAAAACAGAGAGGGCGGAAGTATTTGCCCGCCTGGGAGAAAAACGCGATCAACGCTTTCAGCATGATCCCCAGGCACGGCCCGGTGAAAGTGACGGGCAATCCGTTCAAAGCCGGCCACAGGCTGAGCGCAGCGGGCAAGCGTTGCCACAGTCAAAGGGCCAAGGCAAGCGCGGCGCACAAGCAGTTCGACCGTCCAAAGACGAAGGCGAGCACGGAGCACAAGCGGTTCCACAAGGCAAAACCCAGGCGGATCAGCGAAAAGCCGCTGCGTCCCCGACAGGGAAGACAGGCGCCTCCCATCAGACAGGCAGCACGTCTGGCGATGGGCAGCAGGATGAGACGATAAACAGACTGTTGGCGGCCAAAAAAAGAAAACAGAGATAA
- a CDS encoding vWA domain-containing protein: MQWMALGNLGFFLIVPAIVALYLLKRKVEDIEVPSTLLWQRTLQSWEAVRPWEKLQRNLLLLLQLLAALLLVLALIRPAIPVAGAIAEHSILVVDTSGSMLTRESGPDGEKTRFQRAITEVRSIVEELGSGQAVTLIEAGREPKIWLSRSTDKQAILETLDSLAPRPGTADQRAALSLAGAIAATEEGSGVMWFGDGGSEGQEQGGPVSISGPFRFYQMGQTKENVAIGAFVTQAGAGNTEGLLRIDNHGSQSQKGTISIFGLDQELVDVGTFSVEGGSSQTVTFERLPSKPAYRAVIEAEEDGLAEDNESWSVPYASGKGRAVLVSPQSNRFLHQALQTVGHVEVETETALPTAKSGAADLWIFDGVVPEKLPEGNILLIAPNQKTDWLPYQGVAEVTGKPEATQADDPVMKHVDLRDVHVVKTAVWGAVPGLRALAKAGETDLIAAGTVSGRKVLVIGFDLHDSDLPLRPAFPILMQNAVSWLSSAQAVPIGPALPGEALSISLTPGASKRVLTLPDGKTEVLDVKGTTWLYQVPEQTGLCRLTEETGGQGSATVRYFAVQMSDAESLITPRPLSVAGGRGRSSSEEMGGNEESQSKEGSTAGRSLPLNGARELTYWIAALALLAVFVEWRVYRRGY, translated from the coding sequence ATGCAGTGGATGGCTTTAGGCAATCTCGGTTTTTTCCTGATCGTCCCGGCAATCGTCGCTCTCTATCTTCTCAAGCGAAAGGTGGAGGACATCGAGGTTCCCAGCACACTGCTGTGGCAGCGGACACTCCAGAGCTGGGAAGCTGTTCGTCCGTGGGAAAAGCTGCAGCGCAATCTGCTTTTGCTCCTGCAATTGCTGGCGGCGCTCCTGCTGGTGCTCGCCCTGATTCGCCCGGCCATTCCCGTGGCGGGGGCGATAGCTGAGCACTCGATTCTGGTTGTGGACACATCAGGCAGCATGTTGACGCGAGAGTCCGGGCCGGACGGCGAGAAAACCCGTTTTCAGCGGGCAATCACGGAAGTCCGCAGCATCGTGGAAGAGCTGGGCAGCGGACAGGCAGTAACATTGATAGAAGCGGGACGCGAACCGAAAATTTGGCTGTCGCGCAGCACAGACAAGCAGGCCATTCTGGAGACCCTGGATTCGCTGGCTCCCCGCCCGGGAACGGCTGACCAGCGTGCGGCGCTCTCCCTCGCCGGGGCCATAGCAGCTACCGAAGAGGGAAGCGGAGTGATGTGGTTCGGGGATGGCGGGAGCGAAGGACAAGAGCAGGGCGGCCCTGTTTCGATATCCGGTCCTTTCCGTTTTTACCAGATGGGTCAGACCAAAGAAAACGTCGCAATCGGTGCCTTCGTGACCCAGGCAGGCGCCGGGAATACGGAAGGGCTGCTGCGGATTGACAATCACGGCTCCCAGTCTCAGAAAGGCACGATCTCCATTTTTGGACTGGATCAGGAGCTGGTGGACGTCGGCACATTCTCTGTAGAGGGAGGCTCCTCCCAGACCGTCACCTTTGAGCGCTTGCCATCTAAGCCGGCATACAGGGCCGTGATTGAAGCAGAAGAGGACGGGCTTGCGGAGGATAATGAAAGCTGGAGTGTGCCGTATGCCTCCGGAAAAGGCCGGGCTGTGCTGGTCAGTCCGCAGAGCAATCGCTTTCTGCACCAGGCCCTGCAGACGGTCGGCCATGTGGAAGTGGAGACAGAAACAGCCTTGCCTACGGCCAAAAGCGGTGCGGCTGACCTGTGGATATTTGACGGAGTCGTACCCGAAAAGCTGCCGGAAGGGAATATTCTCCTGATCGCGCCCAATCAAAAGACGGACTGGCTTCCGTACCAAGGCGTAGCAGAAGTGACCGGCAAACCGGAAGCCACCCAGGCAGATGATCCTGTGATGAAGCATGTTGATTTGCGGGACGTGCATGTGGTGAAAACTGCCGTCTGGGGAGCGGTACCCGGCCTGCGGGCGTTGGCAAAAGCCGGAGAGACAGATCTGATTGCAGCGGGCACCGTATCGGGCAGGAAAGTGCTTGTGATCGGCTTCGACCTGCATGATTCTGATCTGCCGCTGCGCCCTGCGTTCCCGATCCTGATGCAAAATGCCGTCTCCTGGCTCTCTTCGGCCCAAGCAGTGCCGATCGGCCCGGCATTGCCAGGCGAGGCACTCTCGATTTCGCTGACTCCGGGGGCGTCAAAACGGGTGCTCACCCTGCCCGATGGAAAAACGGAGGTGCTGGATGTCAAGGGTACGACTTGGCTCTACCAAGTACCGGAACAAACAGGCCTGTGCCGCTTGACGGAGGAAACAGGAGGGCAGGGCTCTGCCACTGTCAGATACTTTGCGGTTCAGATGAGCGATGCAGAGTCTTTGATCACGCCGCGCCCGCTAAGTGTGGCTGGCGGCCGAGGCCGCAGCTCATCCGAAGAGATGGGGGGCAACGAGGAGAGTCAGTCAAAAGAGGGAAGCACTGCGGGCAGAAGCCTGCCTTTGAACGGGGCAAGAGAACTGACCTACTGGATTGCGGCGCTGGCGCTTCTGGCCGTGTTTGTGGAATGGAGGGTGTATCGACGTGGGTATTGA